Proteins from a genomic interval of uncultured Campylobacter sp.:
- a CDS encoding M3 family oligoendopeptidase, which produces MNVWDLTPLFKNEKELEISALSLQNECEKFEAKYSDKFLNLRDEEFLGALSEYENLLENIARVQIYVSLVFSKDTSKGAFYAKFDELSSKAQNHLLFFELKFNEFDEARQNKIIAKSARLGYYLANIAKEKAHQLSLKEEQILLRTANTGAEGFSRLFDETLSALKFKFKGEMLGEEEILSKLHSPDRAERKAAAKSLSGGLAPQQHLLSYIYNMIKTSLKTSCELRNFDLPESPRHFSNQTTKASVDALIQAAETSFDLPIKFYEKKRKILGLKKLYDYDRYAPLEQSKSVYKFEECKKIVLETFAKFSPKFGDIAARAFKEGWIDVYPARNKRGGAFSQSGVANAHPYVLLNHTDERRDLFTLAHELGHAAHQNLAYESVGFLNADTPLTTAETASVFCEMLVFDHVKSTLKGKEKTALLAGKIEDIFATLYRQINFTTFERRVHAHEGEISADELNKIWLEESSKMFGPSVTLNDYYKIWWSYIPHFIHTPFYCYAYSYAQLLVLAIFGLYKSGKCENFVQIYTEFLSAGGSRSPKELVGMFGFDIEDAAFWQIGINEVRKLVEEFCQEA; this is translated from the coding sequence ATGAACGTTTGGGACTTAACCCCGCTTTTTAAAAACGAAAAAGAGCTGGAGATTTCGGCTCTTTCGTTGCAAAACGAGTGCGAAAAATTTGAAGCCAAATACTCGGATAAGTTTTTAAATTTAAGAGACGAGGAGTTTTTAGGCGCGCTTAGCGAGTATGAAAATTTACTAGAAAACATCGCTCGCGTGCAAATTTACGTGAGCCTAGTTTTTTCAAAAGACACCTCAAAGGGCGCGTTTTACGCCAAATTTGACGAGCTTAGCTCAAAGGCGCAAAATCATCTGCTATTTTTCGAGCTTAAATTTAACGAATTTGACGAAGCCAGACAAAACAAAATCATCGCCAAAAGCGCGAGACTCGGCTACTATCTAGCCAATATCGCAAAAGAAAAAGCCCACCAGCTAAGCCTAAAAGAGGAGCAAATTTTACTCCGCACGGCAAACACGGGCGCGGAAGGCTTTTCGCGGCTTTTTGACGAGACGCTAAGCGCGCTTAAGTTTAAATTTAAGGGCGAGATGTTAGGCGAAGAGGAGATTTTATCCAAACTTCACAGCCCGGACCGAGCCGAGCGAAAAGCAGCCGCAAAGAGCCTCTCGGGCGGCCTAGCACCGCAGCAGCATCTGCTTAGCTACATCTATAATATGATAAAAACCAGCCTAAAAACCAGCTGCGAGCTGAGGAATTTTGACCTGCCCGAAAGCCCGCGGCATTTCTCAAACCAAACGACCAAGGCTAGCGTAGACGCGCTCATACAGGCTGCTGAAACGAGCTTTGATCTGCCGATTAAATTTTACGAAAAAAAGCGTAAAATTTTAGGCCTTAAAAAGCTTTACGACTACGATAGATACGCACCGCTTGAGCAGAGTAAGAGCGTTTATAAATTTGAAGAGTGCAAAAAAATCGTACTTGAGACTTTTGCCAAATTTAGCCCAAAATTCGGCGATATAGCCGCTCGCGCGTTTAAAGAAGGCTGGATCGACGTATATCCTGCGCGAAATAAACGAGGCGGCGCCTTTTCTCAATCAGGCGTCGCAAATGCTCATCCTTACGTACTTTTAAACCACACCGACGAGAGGCGGGATCTTTTTACCCTAGCGCACGAGCTAGGCCACGCCGCACATCAAAATCTAGCCTATGAAAGCGTAGGATTTCTAAACGCCGACACGCCGCTAACTACGGCGGAGACGGCATCGGTGTTTTGCGAGATGTTGGTTTTCGATCACGTAAAAAGCACGCTAAAAGGCAAAGAAAAAACTGCCCTACTCGCGGGCAAGATCGAGGATATCTTCGCTACGCTTTATCGCCAGATAAACTTCACGACCTTTGAGCGCCGAGTTCACGCGCATGAGGGCGAGATAAGTGCTGATGAGCTAAATAAAATTTGGCTCGAAGAGAGCTCTAAGATGTTCGGGCCAAGCGTCACGCTAAACGACTACTACAAAATTTGGTGGAGCTACATCCCGCACTTTATCCACACGCCGTTTTACTGCTACGCCTACTCCTACGCGCAGCTTTTGGTGCTGGCGATTTTTGGGCTTTATAAAAGCGGCAAATGCGAAAATTTCGTGCAAATTTACACCGAGTTTTTAAGCGCGGGCGGCTCACGCTCGCCAAAAGAGCTGGTCGGGATGTTCGGTTTTGATATCGAGGACGCGGCGTTTTGGCAAATCGGCATAAACGAGGTTAGAAAGCTAGTGGAGGAGTTTTGCCAAGAAGCGTAG